A single region of the Streptomyces sp. NBC_00236 genome encodes:
- a CDS encoding DoxX family protein encodes MHIAYWIVAVLLAAFYLYAGGKKAVQNQEQLAPMMGWVDTVPMWLVRVIGVVEILGAAGLVLPPLTGIAPALATAAALGLLVLQVLAGALHLSRGEVKETGLNAALIALAAGAAWLAPTW; translated from the coding sequence ATGCACATCGCCTACTGGATCGTCGCCGTACTCCTGGCGGCCTTCTATCTGTACGCGGGCGGCAAGAAGGCCGTCCAGAACCAGGAGCAATTGGCGCCCATGATGGGCTGGGTGGACACGGTTCCGATGTGGCTGGTCCGGGTCATCGGCGTCGTCGAGATCCTTGGTGCGGCCGGTCTGGTGCTGCCGCCGCTCACGGGAATCGCGCCCGCCCTCGCGACGGCGGCGGCACTCGGCCTGCTCGTGCTCCAGGTGCTGGCAGGCGCCCTGCACCTGTCCCGGGGCGAGGTCAAGGAGACCGGTCTCAACGCCGCCCTGATCGCGCTGGCCGCAGGGGCGGCGTGGCTCGCCCCGACCTGGTGA
- a CDS encoding DUF1453 domain-containing protein: protein MPGLVNVLVIVAIISLVVVRQCSAQRISGDRRWWVLPGVLLVMALREPGLVDPHHEVLSVVVLGAELAVGLVTGAGWAWTTRLRRAEDGTLWGKGTRATAYVWCAGLMLRAGLYGLAAAMGIHQGAPALMMALAATLLVRSGILARRAAEIPEPCRGAAEGMSFRPTWKDRV from the coding sequence ATGCCCGGGCTCGTCAACGTTCTGGTGATCGTCGCGATCATCTCTCTCGTCGTGGTGCGCCAGTGCTCGGCGCAGCGGATCTCAGGCGACCGCCGCTGGTGGGTCCTGCCGGGAGTACTGCTGGTCATGGCCCTGCGCGAGCCCGGACTCGTGGATCCGCACCATGAAGTGCTGTCCGTCGTCGTCCTGGGCGCCGAACTGGCCGTGGGCCTGGTCACCGGTGCAGGCTGGGCCTGGACCACCCGGCTGCGGCGTGCCGAGGACGGGACCCTCTGGGGCAAGGGCACCAGAGCGACCGCTTACGTCTGGTGCGCAGGCCTGATGCTGCGAGCGGGCTTGTACGGGCTTGCCGCGGCCATGGGCATACATCAGGGTGCGCCCGCCCTGATGATGGCTCTCGCGGCGACCTTGCTGGTGCGCAGCGGCATCCTGGCCCGCCGGGCCGCGGAGATACCGGAGCCCTGCCGTGGAGCTGCCGAGGGCATGAGCTTCCGGCCGACGTGGAAGGACCGTGTGTGA
- a CDS encoding solute symporter family protein produces the protein MSGNHQTLALLLFSAFIAVTLGITTWVSRNRQGSAEEFYAGGRLFSPMENGFAIAGDYMSAASFLGISGVIALYGYDGMLYSVGFLVAWLVVLLLVAELVRNCGRFTLADVVAARMAERPVRIAAGTSSVTVSVLYLVAQMVGAGSLVALFLGGTSGAARSWTVIGVGALMVVYVSLGGMRATTWIQIVKAVLLMAGTVVLTVLVLVHFHGNFNELLNSAADRSGYGKEFLSPGLRYGGSWTARIDFISLGLALVLGTAGLPHILSRFYTVPTARAARRSVVWSIGLIGSFYLMTIVLGFGAAALVGSAEVRESNPAGNTAVPLLALVLGGGEGSRGGTILFAVVAAVAFATILAVVAGITLASSASVAHDLYASLRRPGSRQYSEVAVARVAAAGIGLAAIGLGLLAQDLNVAFLVGLAFAVAASANLPVLLFSLFWRKFTTRGAVWSVYGGLLPAVVLVLISPVVSGSPTSLFPGVDFQLFPLENPGLVSIPLGFLAGWIGTVTSTEPPDEAKHAETEVRALTGAGAV, from the coding sequence TTGAGCGGGAACCATCAGACCCTGGCGCTCCTGCTGTTCAGCGCCTTCATCGCTGTCACTCTCGGCATCACGACCTGGGTCAGCCGCAATCGTCAGGGATCGGCCGAGGAGTTCTATGCGGGCGGCCGGCTGTTCTCCCCCATGGAGAACGGTTTCGCCATCGCCGGCGACTACATGTCCGCCGCGTCCTTCCTCGGTATTTCCGGGGTGATCGCCCTCTACGGCTACGACGGCATGCTCTACTCGGTCGGCTTCCTGGTCGCCTGGCTCGTCGTGCTCCTGCTCGTGGCGGAACTCGTCCGCAACTGCGGCAGGTTCACCCTCGCCGACGTGGTGGCGGCCCGCATGGCGGAGCGCCCGGTTCGGATCGCGGCGGGGACGTCGTCCGTCACCGTCTCCGTGCTCTACCTGGTGGCCCAGATGGTGGGGGCGGGCAGCCTCGTCGCACTGTTCCTCGGCGGGACGAGCGGCGCCGCACGGTCCTGGACGGTCATCGGTGTCGGGGCGCTCATGGTGGTCTACGTGTCGCTCGGCGGCATGCGCGCCACCACGTGGATCCAGATCGTCAAGGCCGTACTGCTGATGGCGGGCACCGTGGTGCTCACCGTGCTCGTCCTGGTCCACTTCCACGGAAACTTCAACGAGTTGCTCAACTCCGCCGCCGACCGCAGCGGGTACGGCAAGGAGTTCCTCTCGCCCGGACTGCGCTACGGCGGAAGCTGGACGGCGCGCATCGACTTCATCAGCCTGGGGCTGGCCCTGGTGCTCGGCACGGCGGGCCTTCCGCACATCCTGTCCCGCTTCTACACCGTGCCCACGGCCCGTGCGGCCCGGCGGTCCGTCGTCTGGTCCATCGGCCTCATCGGCAGCTTCTACCTGATGACGATCGTGCTCGGGTTCGGAGCGGCGGCTCTGGTCGGATCCGCCGAGGTACGGGAGTCGAATCCCGCCGGGAACACGGCCGTTCCGCTGCTTGCCCTGGTCCTCGGCGGCGGTGAGGGCTCGAGGGGGGGAACGATTCTGTTCGCGGTGGTCGCCGCAGTCGCCTTCGCGACCATCCTCGCCGTCGTCGCCGGTATCACCCTCGCGTCCTCGGCGTCCGTCGCCCACGACCTGTACGCCTCGCTCAGGCGACCGGGGTCCCGGCAGTACAGCGAGGTCGCCGTGGCCCGGGTCGCAGCGGCCGGGATCGGGCTGGCCGCCATCGGGCTGGGGCTGCTCGCCCAGGACCTGAACGTGGCGTTCCTGGTGGGCCTGGCCTTCGCGGTCGCCGCATCGGCGAACCTGCCGGTACTGCTCTTCTCCCTGTTCTGGCGGAAGTTCACCACGCGCGGGGCGGTCTGGTCGGTCTACGGCGGTCTGCTGCCCGCCGTTGTGCTCGTCCTGATCTCCCCGGTCGTCTCGGGCAGCCCCACCTCTCTGTTCCCCGGAGTGGACTTTCAGCTCTTCCCGTTGGAGAACCCCGGCCTCGTCTCCATCCCGCTGGGTTTCCTGGCCGGCTGGATCGGCACGGTCACCTCGACCGAGCCGCCCGACGAGGCCAAGCACGCGGAGACCGAGGTGCGTGCGCTGACAGGAGCCGGCGCGGTGTGA
- a CDS encoding response regulator, with protein MIEVLVVDDDVRVARINAAYVSKVPGFRVAAQVHSAADALAAVEELPVDLILLDHYMPDRTGLAVVRELRSLGHGTDVIMVTAARDVATVQEAMRQGALQYLVKPFTYARLRTKLEAYAALRRSLESGGEAEQGEVDRLFGALWAAGEPDLPKGHSATTAELVRQALRGAGGPLSAQEIAESAGMSRQTAQRYLKLLERSGRVRLTLRYGETGRPEHRYAWVTGGGR; from the coding sequence GTGATCGAGGTCCTGGTCGTCGACGACGATGTCCGTGTCGCGCGGATCAATGCGGCCTACGTCTCGAAGGTGCCCGGCTTCCGGGTGGCAGCCCAGGTGCACAGCGCCGCCGATGCCCTTGCCGCGGTCGAGGAGCTCCCGGTCGATCTGATCCTGCTGGACCACTACATGCCCGACCGCACGGGGCTGGCCGTGGTGCGGGAACTGCGCAGCCTCGGCCACGGCACCGACGTGATCATGGTGACGGCGGCGCGCGATGTCGCCACCGTCCAGGAGGCCATGCGCCAGGGCGCCCTGCAGTATCTGGTGAAGCCGTTCACGTATGCGCGGCTGCGGACGAAGCTGGAGGCCTATGCCGCGCTGCGCCGCTCCCTGGAGAGCGGCGGCGAGGCCGAGCAGGGCGAGGTGGACCGGCTCTTCGGCGCCCTGTGGGCAGCGGGCGAGCCCGATCTGCCCAAGGGACATTCGGCCACGACGGCCGAACTCGTCCGCCAGGCACTGCGCGGCGCCGGCGGCCCGCTCTCTGCCCAGGAGATCGCGGAGAGCGCCGGGATGAGCCGGCAGACGGCCCAGCGCTATCTGAAGCTGCTGGAACGGTCGGGCCGCGTCAGACTGACCCTGCGGTACGGGGAGACCGGGCGCCCCGAACACCGCTACGCGTGGGTCACCGGCGGCGGCCGGTGA
- a CDS encoding sensor histidine kinase, with product MTAAAWTSWPSKEALARETRPRSRTVVSRLVRTVGLITLMLWGTFTDGPFGPWEIVAGVVGVAACAAVAVAFFRASLENRLWPSLGLLFLLMLAAFGAQQAGAEVPATVLWCGCAVTALERLPLRAGVPSTAVALIAYAVVNTDDWLTTAVTTAGLCLAGYVLRLDAEARGSAQRLLAQERAARMAEAETAALDERSRIAREIHDVLAHSLSAQLVHLEAARLLIEREPAGEFRDEVLQRVVAARSMAREGLAETRQALSALRGEVAPVEEFLRQLVAAEPVEVRVEGERRALTAEASQTVRRVAQEALTNVRKHAPGASVLIRLEYQPDAIALDVSDSGGDGAGGDLAVSGSGYGLLGMRERAELLGGSLEAGPGEEGFVVSLRVPA from the coding sequence GTGACTGCCGCTGCCTGGACGAGCTGGCCGTCGAAGGAGGCGCTCGCGCGGGAGACCCGTCCCCGGTCGCGGACCGTCGTCAGCCGGTTGGTGCGGACGGTCGGACTGATCACCCTGATGCTCTGGGGGACTTTCACGGACGGCCCGTTCGGCCCGTGGGAGATCGTGGCCGGCGTCGTCGGAGTGGCGGCATGCGCCGCAGTCGCCGTGGCCTTCTTCCGGGCCAGCCTGGAGAACCGTCTGTGGCCCTCGCTCGGCCTGCTGTTCCTGCTGATGCTTGCGGCGTTCGGGGCGCAGCAGGCGGGGGCCGAGGTGCCGGCGACGGTGCTCTGGTGCGGCTGCGCCGTCACCGCACTGGAGCGGCTTCCGCTTCGTGCAGGTGTCCCGTCCACGGCGGTGGCGCTCATCGCGTACGCGGTGGTGAACACCGACGACTGGCTGACCACGGCCGTGACCACGGCCGGGCTCTGCCTTGCGGGGTACGTGCTGCGTCTGGACGCAGAGGCTCGTGGAAGCGCGCAGCGCCTTCTGGCACAGGAACGCGCGGCACGAATGGCGGAGGCCGAGACTGCGGCGCTGGACGAGCGGTCCAGAATCGCCCGGGAGATCCATGACGTGCTCGCGCACAGCCTTTCCGCCCAGTTGGTGCACCTGGAGGCAGCGCGGCTGTTGATCGAGAGGGAACCGGCCGGGGAGTTCCGGGACGAGGTCCTGCAGCGGGTCGTCGCGGCCCGTTCCATGGCCCGTGAGGGGCTTGCGGAGACCCGTCAGGCGCTCTCCGCCCTGCGCGGGGAGGTGGCGCCCGTGGAGGAATTCCTGCGGCAGCTGGTGGCGGCCGAGCCGGTCGAGGTCAGGGTGGAGGGTGAGCGGCGGGCGCTGACCGCCGAGGCCTCGCAGACGGTCCGGCGCGTGGCGCAGGAAGCACTCACCAATGTGCGCAAGCACGCACCGGGCGCCAGCGTACTGATCAGGCTGGAGTATCAGCCGGACGCGATTGCCCTGGACGTCAGCGATTCGGGCGGGGACGGCGCCGGGGGAGACCTCGCTGTCAGTGGCTCCGGTTACGGTCTGCTGGGGATGAGGGAGCGCGCCGAACTGCTGGGCGGCAGTCTGGAGGCCGGTCCCGGTGAGGAGGGGTTCGTGGTGAGTCTGCGGGTGCCCGCGTGA
- a CDS encoding LacI family DNA-binding transcriptional regulator: protein MTRRLAQVAQKVGVSEATVSRVLNGKPGVSDATRQAVLSALDVLGYERPTQLRGERARLVGLVLPELQNPIFPAFAEVVGGALAQQGLTPVLCTQTKGGVSEADYVELLLQQQVSGVVFAGGLYAQADAPHDHYKVLADRKIPVVLINAAIAHLGFPCVSCDDSVAVEQAWRHLVSLGHERIGLVLGPSDHMPSQRKLTAARALAEASGAAIPDEWVARAMFSLEGGQAAAMRLLEQGVTGFICASDPLALGAVRAARRRGLSVPEDVSVVGYDDSAFMNCTEPPLTTVRQPIEAMGRAAVELLSVQIGGRTVPSDELLFEPELVVRGSTAQPPRSASR, encoded by the coding sequence ATGACGCGACGACTTGCTCAGGTGGCACAGAAGGTTGGAGTCAGCGAGGCCACGGTCAGCCGGGTACTCAACGGCAAGCCGGGCGTTTCCGACGCCACGCGGCAGGCCGTCCTGTCCGCCCTGGACGTCCTCGGCTACGAGCGCCCGACCCAGCTGCGCGGCGAACGGGCCCGCCTGGTGGGACTGGTCCTGCCCGAGCTGCAGAACCCGATCTTCCCGGCCTTCGCCGAGGTGGTCGGCGGCGCCCTCGCTCAGCAGGGCCTGACCCCGGTGCTGTGCACCCAGACCAAGGGCGGGGTCTCCGAGGCGGACTACGTGGAGCTGCTTCTCCAGCAGCAGGTGTCGGGCGTGGTCTTCGCCGGTGGCCTCTACGCCCAGGCCGACGCCCCGCACGACCACTACAAGGTGCTGGCCGACCGCAAGATCCCCGTCGTCCTGATCAACGCGGCCATCGCCCACCTCGGCTTCCCCTGCGTCTCCTGCGACGACTCCGTGGCTGTGGAGCAGGCCTGGCGTCATCTGGTCTCGCTGGGCCACGAGCGCATCGGTCTGGTGCTCGGCCCCTCGGACCACATGCCCTCGCAGCGCAAGCTGACCGCGGCCCGTGCGCTGGCCGAGGCGTCCGGCGCGGCCATCCCGGACGAGTGGGTGGCCCGGGCGATGTTCTCGCTGGAGGGCGGGCAGGCGGCCGCCATGCGGCTGCTGGAGCAGGGGGTCACCGGATTCATCTGCGCCAGCGACCCGCTCGCCCTGGGAGCGGTCCGGGCGGCCCGCCGCCGTGGCCTCTCGGTGCCCGAGGACGTCTCCGTCGTGGGCTACGACGACTCGGCGTTCATGAACTGCACCGAGCCGCCGCTCACCACCGTGCGTCAGCCGATCGAGGCCATGGGGCGGGCCGCCGTCGAACTGCTCTCGGTGCAGATCGGAGGCCGTACGGTGCCGTCCGACGAGCTGCTCTTCGAGCCGGAACTGGTGGTGCGGGGCTCGACGGCCCAGCCCCCGCGCAGCGCTTCCCGCTGA
- a CDS encoding winged helix-turn-helix transcriptional regulator gives MSKYRHSCLIRGDGGRAVRGILDRIGDKWTLLVVATLDGERMRFTELQQRIPGISQRMLTRTVRHLERDGLVSRTVFPEVPPRVEYELTARGRTLIEPAVQLAEWAVDNNPGIELSQTTYDAEHPKA, from the coding sequence GTGTCGAAGTACCGCCACAGCTGCCTCATCCGTGGTGACGGGGGCCGGGCCGTCCGCGGCATCCTGGACCGCATCGGCGACAAGTGGACCTTGCTGGTGGTCGCCACCCTCGATGGTGAACGCATGCGCTTCACCGAGCTCCAGCAGCGCATTCCCGGCATCTCGCAGCGCATGCTCACCCGTACGGTCCGGCACCTGGAGCGCGACGGCCTGGTGTCCCGCACGGTGTTCCCCGAGGTCCCGCCCCGGGTCGAGTACGAACTCACCGCGCGGGGACGCACCTTGATCGAGCCCGCTGTGCAGCTGGCCGAGTGGGCCGTCGACAACAACCCCGGTATCGAACTGAGTCAGACGACCTACGACGCGGAGCATCCCAAGGCGTAG
- a CDS encoding response regulator transcription factor: MTARVVVADDQSVVREGIVMLLGLLPGIEVVGSAKDGEEAVALVAEHAPDVVLMDLRMPRCDGVEATRRIRKDFPGTQVVVLTTFDDDDSLFPALRAGARGYLTKDAGGDEIVRAVHAVLSGEAGLSPAIQRRLLEQVTEGSLPRTGGDVLELPDGMTPREAEVLVLIADGMSNAEIARSLHISQATVKSHINNLFAKAGLRDRAQAVRYAYVRGIAQPPGTTFT, from the coding sequence GTGACCGCGCGGGTGGTGGTCGCCGACGATCAGTCGGTGGTGCGTGAGGGGATCGTCATGCTGCTGGGGCTGCTGCCCGGGATCGAGGTGGTCGGATCGGCGAAGGACGGGGAGGAAGCCGTCGCCCTTGTGGCCGAGCACGCCCCGGATGTTGTCCTGATGGACCTGCGGATGCCCCGCTGCGACGGGGTTGAGGCGACGCGCCGCATCCGCAAGGATTTCCCCGGCACACAGGTCGTGGTGCTGACGACCTTCGACGACGACGACTCGCTCTTCCCGGCGCTCCGGGCGGGGGCCCGTGGATACCTGACGAAGGACGCGGGGGGTGACGAGATCGTGCGGGCTGTCCACGCCGTGCTGTCCGGAGAGGCGGGGCTCTCGCCCGCCATTCAGCGCCGTCTGCTGGAACAGGTCACCGAGGGGTCCCTGCCGCGGACGGGGGGCGATGTGCTGGAGCTGCCCGACGGGATGACTCCCCGCGAGGCGGAGGTGCTCGTCCTGATCGCCGACGGGATGTCCAACGCGGAGATCGCCCGGAGCCTCCACATTTCGCAGGCCACCGTGAAGAGCCACATCAACAACCTGTTCGCCAAGGCCGGGCTCCGCGACCGGGCCCAGGCGGTCCGCTATGCGTACGTTCGAGGGATCGCACAGCCGCCCGGGACAACCTTCACCTGA
- a CDS encoding citrate synthase yields MTDQADAAGFTERSAQRLTTRETAERLGVKPETVYAYVSRGQLSSNRAPGGRGSTFDAAEVDALARRTGRREPTAAAGGLSFPTGITLIAGDRYFFRGVDATELARRHTYEEVAEWLWTGELRPGMRFTAPDETLAAARRAVGALPVHCGSTDRLRVAVVAAAAADPLRFDLSREAVLGGARSLIPTLAAALPAVIEEVAEEAVPSGLARQLWPKLTGRPADEASLAVLDTALGLLIDHDLAASTLAARVAASARAHPYAVVSAGLGVLEGPLHGAASGLAHRMLTEVLERGGAAPVVADHLRSGRRIPGLGHRLYAGEDPRARTLFALLAEVPRAAPALAAARDVVATTARHTPLHANVDLALAVLSVSSGMAVEAGETVFAISRTAGWIAHALEEYGERPLRMRPSGQYTGPRPPQPLPIGQASASQ; encoded by the coding sequence ATGACGGATCAAGCAGATGCGGCCGGTTTCACCGAACGCTCGGCGCAGCGGCTCACCACGAGGGAGACGGCCGAGCGCCTGGGCGTGAAGCCCGAGACGGTGTACGCGTACGTGAGCCGGGGGCAGCTCAGCAGCAATCGCGCCCCGGGCGGGCGTGGCAGCACGTTCGACGCGGCGGAGGTCGACGCCCTGGCGCGGCGTACCGGCCGCAGGGAACCCACCGCGGCAGCCGGCGGTCTGTCCTTCCCCACCGGCATCACGCTCATCGCGGGCGACCGGTACTTCTTCCGGGGCGTGGACGCCACGGAGCTGGCCCGGCGTCATACGTACGAGGAGGTCGCGGAGTGGCTCTGGACCGGGGAGCTGCGGCCCGGCATGCGTTTCACGGCGCCGGACGAGACGCTCGCCGCGGCCCGCCGGGCGGTCGGCGCGCTGCCCGTGCACTGCGGCTCGACCGACCGGCTGCGGGTGGCGGTCGTCGCGGCGGCGGCGGCCGATCCGCTCCGTTTCGACCTCTCGCGCGAAGCGGTGCTCGGCGGTGCCCGGAGCCTGATCCCGACCCTGGCCGCCGCGCTGCCGGCCGTTATCGAGGAGGTGGCGGAGGAAGCCGTACCCTCCGGTCTCGCGCGTCAACTCTGGCCGAAACTCACCGGCCGCCCGGCCGACGAGGCGTCACTGGCCGTGCTGGACACCGCTCTGGGACTGCTGATCGACCACGATCTGGCCGCCTCAACCCTGGCGGCGCGGGTCGCCGCCTCCGCCCGTGCTCATCCGTACGCCGTGGTCTCGGCGGGGCTCGGGGTACTGGAGGGTCCTCTGCACGGAGCCGCGAGCGGGCTGGCACACCGCATGCTGACCGAGGTCCTGGAACGGGGCGGGGCGGCTCCGGTGGTCGCGGACCATCTGCGCAGCGGACGCCGGATTCCGGGACTCGGTCACCGCCTCTACGCCGGCGAGGACCCCCGGGCCCGCACGCTGTTCGCACTGCTCGCCGAGGTCCCACGGGCCGCGCCCGCCCTGGCTGCCGCCCGTGACGTCGTCGCCACCACCGCCCGGCACACACCCCTGCACGCCAACGTCGATCTGGCGCTCGCCGTCCTGTCCGTGTCCTCGGGCATGGCCGTGGAGGCGGGCGAGACCGTGTTCGCGATCTCCCGCACGGCGGGCTGGATCGCGCACGCCCTGGAGGAGTACGGGGAGCGTCCGCTGCGGATGCGCCCCAGCGGTCAGTACACCGGCCCCCGGCCGCCCCAGCCGCTCCCCATCGGCCAGGCATCCGCTTCGCAATAG
- a CDS encoding sensor histidine kinase: MSAPPPTARRPRRLGWPQRVFSQVLLMQLAIATGVTVLATGLFLAPLSAQLDDQAMRRALSIAQSTAAQPQIAEALLATDPAPGGAVQTAAERIRRATGAEYVVVMDRRGVRWSHPDRSRIGRTVSTDPGQALAGQDVMEIDSGTLGRSARGKVPLRDRSGHIAGAVSVGIAYDSVRARLLAAIPGLLAYAGGALAVGALAAYLISRRLQRQTHDLAFSDIAALLTEREAMLHSIREGVVALDRGGRVRLLNDEAQRLLGVGPEASGRPLAEVFGTGRTADVLAGDVSGEDLLTVRGSRVLLANRMPTADGGAVVTLRDRTELEHLGRELDSTRGLIDALRAQDHEHANRLHTLLGLLELELHEDAREFVTEVVGVHRATAEQITEKVRDPLLAALLVGKATVAAERGVALRTAPDSLLPDRLVDPRGLVTIVGNLVDNALDAAAGTAGALIEVGLQAEGRTVMLWVRDSGPGIPPEQRETIFTEGWSTKEVPARGKRGLGLALVRRLAERQGGSVAVDGADEGGAVFAVVLPEAVTESESDKAGAAQ; the protein is encoded by the coding sequence ATGAGCGCCCCACCGCCCACGGCCAGGAGGCCGCGCCGGCTCGGCTGGCCCCAGCGGGTCTTCTCGCAGGTGCTGCTGATGCAGCTGGCCATCGCCACCGGCGTCACCGTACTCGCCACCGGTCTCTTTCTGGCACCCCTCAGCGCACAACTCGACGATCAGGCGATGCGCCGGGCCCTGTCCATCGCGCAGAGCACGGCCGCCCAGCCGCAGATCGCCGAGGCACTGCTCGCCACGGACCCGGCACCCGGCGGCGCCGTCCAGACCGCGGCCGAGCGGATCAGGCGTGCCACGGGCGCCGAGTACGTCGTCGTGATGGACCGCCGCGGGGTGCGCTGGTCGCATCCCGACCGGTCCCGGATCGGGCGGACCGTCTCCACCGATCCCGGCCAGGCGCTCGCGGGCCAGGACGTGATGGAGATCGACAGCGGCACACTCGGACGCTCGGCCCGTGGCAAGGTCCCGCTGCGTGACCGGTCCGGACACATCGCGGGAGCGGTCTCCGTGGGGATCGCGTACGACAGCGTCCGGGCCCGGCTCCTCGCGGCGATTCCCGGCTTGCTCGCCTACGCGGGCGGGGCTCTGGCCGTGGGTGCGCTCGCCGCGTACCTGATCTCCAGGCGCCTGCAACGGCAGACCCATGACCTCGCCTTCTCCGACATCGCCGCGCTGCTGACGGAGCGCGAGGCCATGCTGCACAGCATCCGGGAAGGTGTGGTCGCACTCGACCGCGGCGGCCGTGTCCGGCTGCTGAACGACGAGGCGCAGCGGCTGCTCGGGGTCGGGCCCGAAGCGTCGGGCCGTCCGCTGGCCGAGGTGTTCGGCACCGGGCGGACCGCCGACGTGCTGGCCGGCGACGTGTCCGGCGAGGACCTGCTGACCGTGCGCGGCAGCAGGGTGCTGCTCGCCAACCGGATGCCGACGGCCGACGGAGGAGCCGTCGTCACCCTCCGCGACCGCACCGAGCTCGAACACCTCGGCCGCGAGCTCGACTCCACCCGCGGGCTGATCGACGCCCTGCGCGCCCAGGACCACGAGCACGCCAACCGCCTGCACACGCTCCTGGGCCTGCTGGAGCTCGAGCTGCACGAGGATGCGAGGGAGTTCGTCACCGAGGTGGTCGGCGTCCACCGGGCCACCGCGGAACAGATCACCGAGAAGGTCCGCGACCCGCTCCTCGCCGCACTGCTGGTGGGCAAGGCCACGGTCGCCGCGGAGCGGGGCGTGGCTCTGCGCACGGCACCGGACAGCCTGCTTCCGGACCGGCTCGTCGACCCGCGCGGGCTGGTGACGATCGTCGGCAACCTGGTCGACAACGCTCTGGACGCGGCCGCGGGAACGGCCGGTGCACTGATCGAGGTGGGCCTGCAAGCCGAGGGCCGTACGGTGATGCTGTGGGTCCGCGACAGCGGGCCGGGCATCCCGCCGGAACAGCGCGAAACGATCTTCACCGAGGGCTGGTCGACCAAGGAGGTTCCGGCGCGCGGCAAGCGCGGCCTCGGGCTGGCCCTGGTACGGCGGCTGGCCGAGCGGCAGGGCGGCAGTGTGGCGGTGGACGGGGCGGACGAGGGCGGCGCCGTATTCGCCGTCGTCCTTCCCGAGGCCGTCACGGAATCGGAATCCGACAAGGCGGGAGCGGCTCAGTGA
- a CDS encoding DUF485 domain-containing protein, whose protein sequence is MEKEAGREAAGTRLDDPWYDALASGWGDLDGTGSPAPAPVPAPTTPGRGPSAAEIYLEVQRSEAFQEVRRRYRRFVVPATLAFLVWYLAYVVTAVTAPGLMARPVAGAVNVAMVAGLGQFLTTFLLTGAYARHARLRRDRAALDLRWDTQEMTRGVGR, encoded by the coding sequence GTGGAGAAGGAAGCAGGGCGCGAGGCCGCAGGGACGCGGCTCGACGACCCGTGGTACGACGCGCTGGCCTCCGGATGGGGGGACCTGGATGGCACGGGAAGTCCTGCGCCCGCTCCGGTGCCCGCCCCCACCACACCCGGGCGTGGTCCCAGCGCGGCGGAGATCTACCTGGAGGTGCAGCGCAGCGAGGCCTTCCAGGAAGTGCGCCGCCGGTACCGGCGATTCGTCGTCCCCGCGACCCTCGCCTTCCTGGTCTGGTACCTCGCCTACGTCGTCACGGCGGTCACCGCACCCGGCCTGATGGCCCGTCCGGTGGCGGGCGCGGTGAACGTCGCCATGGTCGCGGGACTCGGGCAGTTCCTCACCACCTTCCTGCTCACCGGGGCGTACGCACGGCATGCGCGGCTGCGCAGAGACCGGGCCGCGCTCGATCTGCGCTGGGACACCCAGGAGATGACGCGGGGGGTCGGACGTTGA